One Mailhella massiliensis DNA segment encodes these proteins:
- a CDS encoding ERF family protein, giving the protein MEFSSDSISNIAPALLKTQQSLGPIGKDSSNPFTNSRYASLASVLEACRQSFRDNGILLIQRGVASSPGTVTVETRLIHAPSGEWIMGLTTIPVPEEEGRMNSSQKIGACLSYGRRYGLMSLLGMAAVDDDTDAEFRVSAQTAQHPASHDSRFASYLPEISDVTYSEVLDEKSGRKLVFASGKTMSHKDELRICGFRWSPERRVWWREHANH; this is encoded by the coding sequence ATGGAATTTTCTTCGGACTCCATCTCAAACATAGCCCCGGCGCTGCTTAAGACTCAGCAGTCTCTCGGCCCCATCGGCAAGGACTCTTCCAATCCGTTTACGAACTCCAGATACGCGAGCCTCGCCAGCGTTCTGGAAGCATGTCGCCAGAGTTTCAGAGACAACGGCATATTGCTCATCCAGCGCGGAGTGGCGTCCTCGCCAGGAACGGTAACCGTGGAAACAAGGCTTATTCATGCGCCTTCCGGGGAATGGATCATGGGCCTGACCACCATCCCCGTGCCGGAAGAGGAAGGACGGATGAACAGTTCTCAGAAGATCGGTGCCTGTCTGAGCTATGGCAGACGCTACGGCCTTATGAGCCTGCTCGGCATGGCCGCCGTGGACGACGACACCGACGCGGAGTTCCGGGTATCGGCGCAGACAGCACAGCATCCAGCGAGCCATGACAGCAGATTTGCGTCGTATCTGCCGGAAATATCGGATGTTACGTACTCGGAAGTTCTGGATGAAAAGTCAGGAAGAAAACTGGTCTTTGCTTCGGGCAAAACCATGAGCCACAAGGACGAACTGCGCATCTGCGGCTTCAGATGGTCGCCGGAAAGACGGGTGTGGTGGAGAGAACATGCAAATCATTAA
- a CDS encoding UxaA family hydrolase: protein MSVQFLVHQDGDSVGVITVEGVKAGQELEGWVMKEDYLIKFTVLDDIPIGHKVALKDLNVGDTVIKYGVDIGKVVAPIKKGEHLHVHNVKTKRW from the coding sequence ATGTCCGTACAGTTTTTGGTCCATCAGGACGGCGACAGCGTCGGCGTCATTACGGTAGAGGGGGTCAAGGCCGGTCAGGAACTGGAAGGCTGGGTCATGAAGGAAGACTACCTCATCAAATTCACCGTGCTCGATGATATTCCGATCGGCCATAAGGTTGCCCTCAAGGACCTGAACGTGGGCGACACCGTCATCAAATATGGTGTGGATATCGGCAAGGTCGTCGCTCCCATCAAGAAGGGCGAACATCTTCATGTCCATAACGTCAAGACCAAGAGGTGGTAA
- a CDS encoding tripartite tricarboxylate transporter TctB family protein, giving the protein MSTSLRTADIISGLFCFGFGGAMMSQALKIQNILDEPLHPGTLPLSLSIILMVLGVALAIRAWRYKGARVEVVWPELSGWINILVTIVALVFFYTTLPTLGLPVSGFIFTAGLIWFYDRRPHFAIPVGLGVSLLFYYVFIKVLQMPYPLGILN; this is encoded by the coding sequence ATGTCCACAAGTCTCCGTACAGCTGATATCATTAGTGGTCTTTTTTGTTTTGGATTTGGTGGTGCCATGATGAGTCAGGCCCTGAAAATCCAAAACATTCTCGATGAACCGCTGCATCCAGGGACTCTTCCACTAAGTCTCTCCATCATTCTCATGGTTCTCGGAGTGGCACTGGCCATCAGGGCATGGCGTTATAAAGGTGCGCGCGTCGAAGTCGTCTGGCCCGAACTGAGTGGCTGGATAAATATTCTGGTCACAATAGTGGCCTTGGTCTTCTTCTACACCACACTTCCGACTCTGGGATTACCCGTGTCCGGCTTTATATTCACCGCCGGCCTCATCTGGTTCTACGACCGCAGACCTCACTTCGCCATTCCTGTCGGCCTCGGTGTAAGTCTACTTTTTTATTATGTATTCATCAAAGTTCTCCAGATGCCCTATCCCTTGGGAATTTTGAATTGA
- a CDS encoding EamA family transporter, which produces MWLVLALLSAVFAALTSILAKVGIQGVDSNVGTAIRTLVVFFMACGMAFLCGAKFSPSAVSARTWVFLVLSGLATGASWLCYFKALQLGDVSRVAPVDKMSIVFTIVLAVVFLHEELTLKAAAGGALIALGTLLMAL; this is translated from the coding sequence ATGTGGCTCGTTCTCGCGCTTCTCTCCGCCGTGTTCGCGGCGCTCACGTCCATACTGGCCAAGGTGGGCATCCAGGGCGTGGATTCCAACGTCGGCACCGCCATCCGCACGCTGGTGGTCTTCTTCATGGCCTGCGGCATGGCCTTCCTCTGCGGGGCGAAGTTCTCCCCTTCCGCCGTGAGCGCCAGGACATGGGTCTTTCTCGTGCTTTCCGGCCTGGCCACCGGAGCTTCCTGGCTCTGCTACTTCAAGGCTCTGCAACTGGGCGACGTCTCCAGGGTGGCCCCCGTGGACAAGATGAGCATCGTCTTCACCATCGTGCTCGCCGTCGTCTTCCTGCATGAGGAGCTTACCCTCAAGGCAGCCGCAGGGGGCGCTCTCATTGCTCTGGGCACGCTTCTCATGGCCCTGTAG
- a CDS encoding sigma 54-interacting transcriptional regulator — protein MSPEPNNGTLFLDEIAELSLKSQAKLLQALNNKSYTPVGSTKELFSDFRLIVATNRDLRDMVEMGQFREDLFYRINVFEITLPPLKERKEDLPFIISNILRKNNVTFNIQSSMLKMLSRYDWPGNIRELENVIIRLTVEGSLDFFSPSIGKAQEAARTVIKNKNFNLKQNVALVEKEIILKALEQFHWNRQRTAKELGITRVTLFRKMKDYGMLEDS, from the coding sequence ATGAGTCCTGAACCTAACAATGGCACGCTCTTCTTGGATGAAATCGCGGAACTTTCCCTGAAGTCGCAGGCAAAGCTTCTGCAGGCGCTCAACAATAAAAGTTACACGCCGGTTGGAAGCACGAAGGAACTTTTCAGCGACTTCAGACTGATCGTCGCGACGAATCGCGATCTTCGCGATATGGTGGAAATGGGGCAGTTCCGTGAGGACCTGTTCTACCGCATCAATGTGTTCGAAATAACGCTACCTCCATTGAAAGAAAGGAAGGAAGACCTTCCTTTCATCATCAGCAACATATTAAGGAAGAACAACGTCACCTTCAACATCCAGTCGTCCATGCTGAAAATGCTGTCTAGGTATGACTGGCCCGGAAACATCCGCGAACTCGAAAATGTCATCATACGGCTCACGGTGGAAGGAAGTCTGGATTTTTTCTCCCCCTCCATCGGTAAGGCACAGGAAGCAGCTCGCACCGTCATAAAAAATAAAAATTTCAACCTAAAACAAAATGTCGCTCTGGTCGAAAAAGAAATCATCCTGAAAGCACTCGAACAATTTCACTGGAATAGACAACGCACTGCGAAAGAACTTGGTATCACGAGGGTCACTCTTTTTAGAAAAATGAAGGACTACGGTATGCTCGAGGACTCTTAA
- a CDS encoding helix-turn-helix domain-containing protein gives MIQNDLMTVNEKEAARITGFSVKTLQNRRYLRLPPTFLKVGRLIRYRISDLQSFLESCVVEPGSDRG, from the coding sequence ATGATTCAGAATGATTTGATGACTGTGAACGAGAAAGAAGCTGCCCGCATAACGGGCTTTTCCGTCAAGACGTTGCAGAACCGAAGGTATCTCAGGCTGCCGCCGACTTTTCTGAAGGTAGGCAGACTGATTCGTTATCGGATTTCCGACCTGCAGAGCTTTCTTGAGAGTTGCGTTGTGGAACCGGGCTCGGATCGTGGGTAG
- a CDS encoding AAA family ATPase — MKQAYETVQLDAGEVFSGQKSNTPITGFKSSSPNTPGVDENFIFGDLARDLVVFFLQAKPDPLFIFGDTGTGKSSLVRQIAGRLRYPVWEATGSERLEVGDLIGHLTLKKGNMEFSDGPLTAALRAGGVFMLNELDAVNPAVLIMLNTLFDHQPLLIPETNELVVPAPTFRFVATANTAGNGDETGRFTGTNQLNQAFMDRFTILKADYPAPEEEKRLLAARYPALPEQVRSGMVEVAGKVRAMLSSDNPEHAPGVDIVLSTRTLLRWCELTLCYQSLASSGISPVLYALDRAAGFRAGREGRALLHELCQRIFGISNNKE, encoded by the coding sequence ATGAAACAGGCATATGAAACCGTGCAGCTCGACGCAGGAGAGGTCTTCAGCGGGCAGAAAAGCAACACGCCCATTACAGGCTTTAAAAGCTCATCGCCGAACACCCCGGGCGTAGACGAAAACTTTATCTTCGGCGACCTTGCCAGAGACCTTGTGGTGTTCTTTCTGCAGGCGAAGCCCGATCCTCTGTTCATCTTCGGAGACACCGGCACGGGTAAAAGCTCTCTGGTCCGACAGATTGCAGGCCGACTGCGCTATCCTGTCTGGGAAGCCACAGGCAGCGAACGCCTGGAGGTAGGCGACCTTATCGGTCATCTCACATTGAAAAAAGGGAATATGGAATTCTCGGACGGCCCCCTTACCGCTGCTCTGCGGGCAGGGGGCGTTTTCATGCTTAATGAGCTGGATGCCGTGAACCCGGCCGTGCTCATCATGCTGAACACGCTCTTTGATCATCAACCTCTTCTGATACCGGAAACAAACGAACTTGTTGTTCCGGCTCCGACCTTCCGCTTCGTGGCCACGGCCAACACCGCCGGTAATGGTGATGAAACGGGTCGCTTCACCGGTACGAATCAGCTCAATCAGGCCTTCATGGACCGCTTCACCATTCTGAAGGCTGACTATCCCGCCCCGGAAGAAGAAAAACGTTTGCTGGCCGCACGGTATCCCGCTCTGCCGGAACAGGTGCGTTCGGGCATGGTCGAAGTGGCGGGCAAGGTACGGGCGATGCTCTCCTCAGATAATCCTGAACATGCACCGGGCGTGGATATCGTTCTGTCAACACGCACCCTGCTGCGCTGGTGTGAGCTCACGCTCTGTTATCAAAGCCTGGCGTCTTCCGGCATCTCGCCGGTGCTGTATGCCTTGGACAGAGCGGCGGGATTCCGGGCCGGACGCGAAGGCAGAGCGCTTCTCCATGAACTCTGTCAGAGAATTTTCGGCATTTCCAACAATAAGGAGTAA
- a CDS encoding IS5 family transposase (programmed frameshift), translating into MFYLSHEQIARIKRYFPRSHGIPRVDDRRVVSGIIYVIKHGLQWKDAPHEYGPYKTLYNRFIRWSRLGVFNRIFAELVEQNGSTTRLMIDATHLKAYRTAASLLKKGAFSRCIGRTKGGLNSKLHAVCNAFGQPLAFHLSGGQVSDYKGAAVLLDTLPQARELLADRGYDADWFRHALSRKGITPCIPGRHSRKTPVVYDKEVYKQRHKIEIMFGRLKDWRRIAMRYDRCAHTFFSAICLAAIVIFYI; encoded by the exons ATTTTTTATCTTTCTCATGAACAGATTGCTCGTATCAAACGCTACTTTCCTCGTTCCCATGGCATTCCGAGAGTCGATGACAGGCGTGTCGTCAGCGGCATTATCTATGTCATCAAGCACGGCCTGCAATGGAAAGATGCCCCGCACGAGTATGGACCATACAAAACTCTCTACAATCGTTTTATCCGCTGGAGCCGATTGGGTGTCTTTAACAGGATTTTTGCGGAGCTTGTTGAGCAAAACGGCTCCACAACACGCTTGATGATTGATGCCACACATCTCAAGGCATACAGGACAGCAGCAAGTTTGCTGAAAAAAGGGGCCT TTTCCCGATGTATCGGACGCACAAAAGGCGGCCTGAATTCAAAACTCCACGCTGTCTGCAATGCCTTCGGTCAACCGTTGGCCTTCCATCTGTCCGGCGGTCAGGTGAGCGACTACAAAGGCGCTGCTGTCCTGCTTGATACTCTGCCGCAGGCCAGGGAGCTTCTGGCGGATAGAGGCTATGATGCCGACTGGTTTCGTCATGCCTTGTCCCGTAAAGGAATCACGCCGTGTATTCCTGGCAGACACAGCCGAAAAACTCCGGTGGTCTATGACAAGGAGGTTTATAAGCAGCGGCACAAGATAGAAATCATGTTCGGCCGACTCAAGGATTGGCGCAGAATAGCCATGCGTTATGACCGTTGTGCTCACACGTTCTTTTCGGCCATTTGTCTCGCTGCCATTGTCATCTTTTATATTTAA
- a CDS encoding transposase translates to MFYLSHEQIARIKRYFPRSHGIPRVDDRRVVSGIIYVIKHGLQLKDAPHEY, encoded by the coding sequence ATTTTTTATCTTTCTCATGAACAGATTGCTCGTATCAAACGCTACTTTCCTCGTTCCCATGGCATTCCGAGAGTCGATGACAGGCGTGTCGTCAGCGGCATTATCTATGTCATCAAGCACGGCCTGCAATTGAAAGATGCCCCGCACGAGTATG
- a CDS encoding tripartite tricarboxylate transporter permease gives MDFSFAYLFNGFLAALSPLNILLAMVGCLFGTLVGVLPGIGPTSGIAILLPLTAQLGDPTGSIIMLAAIYYGAMYGGSTTAIMVNIPGEASSVCTAIDGFQLAKQGRGGPTLAICAISSCVAGTLGVIGLSFFAPPLANLALKFGPPEYFSLMFMALALIISLAGNALLKGLTAASFGLLISYIGQNPLTGTSRLTFGSLDLMGGIDFISIIIGLFAISEVFVNVEKNTRYMLENTKVDWKPKWAEVLYCRFAMIRSAVVGFFLGLLPGCAPAVTTFIAYDIEKRFSKHPEKFGHGAIDGVAAVEGANNATSSAGFVPLFAFGLPTGSAMAVLLGGFMMYGLTPGPMLFQENPDFVWAIIASMYIGNLMCLMLNLPLIGLWARIAIIPFPVLGPLILIFSVIGAYSVRFQLFDVWMTLVFGVIGYFMRKFRFPMAPLILAVVLAQMMETSLSQSLMLSDGSLNIFFSRPISAFFMVLGIAAIIRGLWRQYKCNSLEEACESDD, from the coding sequence ATGGATTTTTCCTTCGCCTATCTTTTTAATGGATTTCTAGCAGCCCTGTCGCCCCTCAATATCCTCTTGGCGATGGTCGGCTGTTTGTTCGGAACCTTGGTCGGTGTTCTGCCCGGCATAGGTCCCACCAGCGGCATAGCCATCCTGTTGCCCCTGACCGCGCAGCTCGGCGACCCCACCGGCTCCATCATCATGCTGGCAGCCATTTATTACGGTGCCATGTACGGGGGGTCCACCACGGCCATCATGGTGAACATTCCCGGTGAAGCTTCCTCCGTATGCACCGCCATCGACGGTTTCCAGCTGGCGAAGCAGGGACGCGGCGGCCCCACTCTGGCCATCTGCGCCATTTCCTCCTGTGTGGCCGGTACGTTGGGCGTCATAGGTCTGAGCTTCTTCGCTCCGCCTCTGGCAAATCTCGCCCTCAAATTTGGTCCCCCGGAATATTTTTCCCTGATGTTCATGGCCTTGGCCCTCATTATCAGTCTCGCTGGCAACGCTCTGCTCAAAGGCCTTACGGCCGCCAGTTTCGGCCTGCTTATCTCTTATATAGGCCAGAATCCGTTGACCGGTACCAGCCGCCTGACCTTTGGCAGCCTGGATCTGATGGGGGGTATCGACTTCATCAGCATCATCATCGGGCTCTTTGCCATCAGCGAAGTGTTCGTCAACGTGGAAAAGAATACCCGTTATATGTTGGAAAATACCAAAGTGGACTGGAAGCCGAAGTGGGCCGAAGTGCTTTACTGCCGCTTCGCCATGATACGGTCCGCTGTCGTCGGCTTTTTCCTCGGACTGCTGCCCGGATGCGCGCCTGCGGTGACGACGTTCATCGCCTACGATATTGAAAAAAGATTCTCAAAACATCCTGAAAAGTTCGGCCACGGTGCCATTGATGGTGTGGCCGCCGTGGAAGGTGCCAACAACGCCACCTCCAGCGCGGGCTTCGTACCGCTTTTTGCCTTCGGTCTTCCCACCGGATCCGCCATGGCCGTTCTGCTCGGCGGCTTCATGATGTACGGCCTGACTCCCGGCCCCATGCTGTTCCAGGAAAACCCCGATTTCGTATGGGCCATCATCGCCAGCATGTACATCGGTAATCTCATGTGCCTTATGCTGAACCTTCCCCTCATCGGACTCTGGGCCAGAATCGCCATCATTCCCTTCCCTGTGCTAGGTCCGCTAATTCTGATCTTCTCGGTGATCGGAGCCTACAGCGTCCGTTTCCAACTGTTCGATGTGTGGATGACCCTCGTTTTTGGCGTCATCGGTTACTTCATGCGCAAGTTCCGTTTCCCCATGGCTCCGCTCATCTTGGCCGTCGTGCTCGCGCAGATGATGGAAACCTCGCTCTCCCAGTCGCTGATGCTGTCTGACGGAAGTCTGAACATTTTTTTCAGCCGTCCCATTTCCGCCTTCTTTATGGTGCTGGGCATAGCTGCCATCATCCGCGGCCTGTGGCGTCAGTACAAGTGCAATTCGCTGGAAGAAGCCTGTGAGAGCGACGACTAG
- a CDS encoding tyrosine-type recombinase/integrase has translation MSEKSTGKLVATAYPGVFARVNQKGEKSFYIRYRTGGRGSKEIREPVGKSSAGMTAAKASRIRADRINGKEDSNHERRRKEEEKKRKAERWTIARLWAAYLEATKESPGRRRTDRSIYSRYLEERFGNKTVEELTTEDIDRLCKYILRKGKKPAMACAVLGLVKRLANFGSRRGLCVKPQTLIFNMPRVDNQKTEVMTDEELIRYEQALLEIEDSYLRAYLQFVAHTGIRRSAAIALRWADIDFDRGFITLRGVSAKNKKTAYVPMSQYVRELLENLGHDNGAFLFPQWAPTTYTAKARQVCDKAGLPKDFRPLHGLRHNFASRLASSGKVDLYTLQKLLTHSNPVMTQRYAHLADQAMLKAAAVADDVLTAKK, from the coding sequence ATGTCAGAGAAGAGCACCGGAAAACTTGTTGCGACGGCGTATCCGGGAGTATTCGCCCGTGTAAACCAGAAAGGCGAAAAATCGTTTTACATCCGCTACAGGACCGGGGGAAGAGGTTCAAAGGAAATTCGTGAACCCGTAGGTAAATCCTCGGCGGGCATGACAGCCGCCAAGGCGTCACGTATTCGAGCGGATCGAATAAACGGCAAGGAGGATTCCAATCATGAACGCAGGAGAAAAGAGGAGGAGAAAAAACGAAAGGCGGAACGCTGGACGATAGCACGACTCTGGGCTGCATATCTTGAAGCGACGAAAGAATCTCCAGGACGACGCCGTACTGATAGATCCATCTATAGTCGCTACCTGGAAGAGCGCTTTGGCAACAAAACGGTTGAGGAGCTCACCACGGAGGATATCGACAGACTATGTAAATATATTCTGAGGAAGGGGAAAAAGCCCGCGATGGCATGCGCGGTTCTTGGGCTGGTAAAGCGTCTCGCTAACTTTGGAAGCCGACGAGGCCTTTGTGTAAAGCCCCAGACACTTATCTTCAACATGCCCCGAGTGGATAATCAGAAAACGGAGGTCATGACGGATGAGGAGCTTATAAGATATGAACAAGCTCTTCTGGAGATAGAGGATTCATATCTGCGGGCATATCTGCAATTCGTTGCTCATACCGGCATCAGGCGTTCTGCGGCCATAGCTTTGCGCTGGGCGGATATCGACTTCGACAGAGGATTTATCACTCTTCGTGGCGTGTCCGCTAAAAATAAAAAGACTGCCTATGTCCCCATGAGCCAGTATGTTCGTGAGCTTCTGGAAAATCTTGGCCATGACAATGGGGCGTTCCTCTTTCCGCAATGGGCGCCTACCACCTATACTGCCAAAGCACGACAGGTTTGCGATAAAGCCGGACTTCCCAAGGATTTCCGTCCGTTGCACGGACTGCGTCACAACTTCGCGTCCCGGCTGGCGAGCTCAGGCAAGGTTGATCTTTACACGCTTCAAAAGCTGCTGACACATTCCAATCCCGTGATGACCCAGCGCTATGCGCATCTGGCGGATCAGGCGATGCTCAAGGCGGCGGCTGTCGCGGACGATGTGCTGACAGCTAAAAAATAA
- a CDS encoding DUF3150 domain-containing protein: protein MTNDIKVLNGLTAISPAITIWSGKRKMLATDYGVNTDELPPSEIMDLGTKKLCPPEKMRVFLTLKARCIALLDRHGIKFIASSWLVPKEKVKDITAGLEGLKQEFLAEKAAFLASYDATVQDWIAKHPQWAEMLARAVPSADYVSSKLSFDWKSFRFSMARDSNIADDVVHLAESVFSDIARQAADAYRNIFADKEQITRRALGPLKAMENKLAGLAFLEPRVGHAAELIHAALEELPSKGVIQGQELSRLLGLLCLLKSPEALEDFTGRMAEGQKTRTLLDRLHMPEQGKVPVPGKPARIESQGLW, encoded by the coding sequence ATGACAAACGATATCAAGGTATTGAACGGACTCACGGCCATCTCTCCGGCCATCACCATCTGGTCTGGCAAACGCAAGATGCTGGCAACGGACTACGGAGTGAACACTGACGAGCTTCCTCCCTCTGAAATCATGGATCTCGGCACGAAGAAACTCTGTCCCCCGGAAAAGATGCGCGTTTTCCTCACATTGAAAGCCCGCTGCATTGCTCTTCTGGACAGACACGGCATCAAGTTCATAGCTTCAAGCTGGCTTGTGCCGAAGGAAAAGGTCAAGGATATCACTGCTGGCCTCGAAGGTCTGAAGCAGGAATTCCTGGCAGAAAAGGCCGCCTTTCTGGCTTCCTACGATGCTACCGTACAGGACTGGATTGCAAAGCATCCGCAATGGGCGGAAATGCTTGCCCGCGCTGTGCCTTCGGCTGACTACGTGTCATCGAAACTGAGCTTCGACTGGAAGAGCTTCCGTTTTTCCATGGCCCGGGACAGCAATATCGCCGACGATGTGGTTCACCTTGCGGAGTCTGTGTTCTCAGACATCGCAAGGCAGGCCGCCGATGCCTACAGGAACATCTTCGCCGACAAAGAGCAGATTACGCGACGGGCACTCGGGCCGCTGAAGGCCATGGAAAACAAGCTGGCCGGGCTGGCATTTCTTGAGCCTCGGGTCGGTCACGCGGCGGAACTTATACATGCGGCTCTTGAAGAACTCCCCTCGAAAGGCGTCATTCAGGGACAGGAACTCTCAAGGCTGCTTGGTCTGCTCTGTCTTCTGAAGAGTCCTGAAGCTCTGGAGGACTTCACAGGTCGTATGGCTGAAGGCCAAAAGACCAGAACGTTGCTGGACAGGCTGCATATGCCCGAACAGGGGAAAGTTCCCGTGCCGGGGAAGCCCGCCAGAATAGAAAGTCAGGGGTTATGGTAA
- a CDS encoding Bug family tripartite tricarboxylate transporter substrate binding protein, which translates to MMKFTKLVRNMLSASMCLMVAATALPGHAQAADDFPTRPMTYMITFNPGGQSDREARRQEPLLKELLGQNVIIDYKVGGGGALGWKELVTSEPDGYTFAGFNIPHTILQPMLQDVGYKTDQLVPVCIFQRTYLGLAVPLDSPYKTYEEFIAAAKKAPGKMKLCGSGSLSGHHIALLSLQKQAGVRITYIPETGSATQMTGFLGGHYDAIIANSDDLVRFRDKARILAVTSAERLKLFPDVPTFKEKNLDIVLSIDRGVALPPGTPDNVVRTLEKAFIDIANRPEVIEAQTREGFTPVAMGHDECVSYIKEMTKFYGDILKNTRGK; encoded by the coding sequence ATGATGAAATTCACAAAACTCGTCAGAAACATGCTTTCAGCGTCCATGTGTCTTATGGTGGCGGCTACGGCCCTTCCCGGCCATGCACAGGCGGCCGACGACTTTCCGACCCGACCCATGACCTACATGATCACCTTCAACCCCGGAGGTCAGTCCGATCGTGAAGCCCGGCGTCAGGAACCCTTGCTGAAGGAACTCCTCGGGCAGAATGTCATCATCGATTATAAAGTCGGCGGAGGCGGTGCTCTGGGCTGGAAGGAACTTGTGACAAGCGAGCCCGACGGCTATACGTTCGCGGGCTTCAACATTCCTCACACCATTCTGCAGCCCATGTTGCAGGATGTTGGATACAAGACCGATCAGCTTGTCCCCGTATGCATCTTCCAGCGCACCTACCTCGGACTCGCCGTGCCGCTGGATTCTCCCTACAAGACCTATGAAGAGTTCATAGCTGCCGCCAAGAAGGCCCCCGGCAAGATGAAGCTCTGCGGTTCCGGCTCTCTGTCAGGGCACCATATCGCGCTTCTCTCCCTCCAGAAGCAGGCTGGCGTACGTATAACGTACATTCCCGAAACCGGCTCGGCCACGCAGATGACCGGCTTCCTCGGCGGTCACTATGACGCCATTATCGCCAACTCCGACGACTTGGTCCGCTTCCGCGACAAGGCCCGTATCCTTGCCGTCACCAGTGCCGAAAGACTGAAGCTCTTCCCCGACGTTCCCACTTTCAAGGAAAAGAACCTTGATATCGTGCTCTCCATTGACCGCGGCGTAGCGCTGCCTCCCGGCACTCCCGACAACGTGGTGCGTACTCTTGAAAAGGCGTTCATCGACATCGCCAATCGCCCCGAAGTGATAGAAGCGCAGACTCGTGAAGGCTTCACTCCCGTCGCCATGGGGCATGACGAATGCGTCTCCTACATCAAGGAAATGACAAAGTTCTACGGTGACATTCTTAAGAATACCCGCGGAAAGTAA
- a CDS encoding transposase — MNHHPRTIDRHLYKERHLIEMFFNKIREYRKIATYYDKLTEVFAAFVCLAASLIWLR; from the coding sequence ATAAATCATCATCCCCGTACCATCGACAGACATCTCTACAAGGAACGCCATCTTATAGAGATGTTTTTCAACAAGATCAGAGAATATCGTAAAATTGCAACTTACTATGACAAACTGACAGAAGTTTTTGCGGCCTTTGTATGTCTGGCTGCTTCACTTATCTGGCTTCGATAA